In Pseudonocardia sp. C8, one genomic interval encodes:
- a CDS encoding transglutaminase family protein, with amino-acid sequence MSRPTDQDLEPGWFTDAGAPEVRAFAARVTAGRDGPRERAVALFDAVRDGIWYDPFGIVTDPDAYRASRVVARSSNWCVPKAVLLTAAARASGIPARLGFADVRNHLTTPRLRERMGGAELFVWHGYTALWLDERWVKVTPAFNAELCARFGVAPIAFDGVHDALLHEFDGTGARYMTYEHDRGTFHDLPLDDVVATFRATYGEGLFAAGATAGEDAFTR; translated from the coding sequence GTGTCGCGACCGACCGATCAGGATCTCGAGCCCGGATGGTTCACCGACGCCGGTGCCCCGGAGGTGCGGGCCTTCGCCGCGCGGGTGACCGCGGGGCGGGACGGGCCGCGGGAGCGGGCGGTGGCGCTGTTCGACGCCGTCCGCGACGGGATCTGGTACGACCCGTTCGGCATCGTCACCGACCCCGACGCGTACCGCGCGAGCCGGGTCGTGGCGCGGTCGAGCAACTGGTGCGTGCCCAAGGCGGTGCTGCTCACCGCCGCCGCCCGGGCGTCCGGGATCCCGGCACGGCTGGGCTTCGCCGACGTCCGCAACCACCTCACCACCCCGCGGCTGCGTGAGCGGATGGGCGGAGCGGAGCTGTTCGTCTGGCACGGCTACACCGCGCTGTGGCTGGACGAGCGCTGGGTGAAGGTCACGCCGGCGTTCAACGCGGAGCTGTGCGCCCGGTTCGGCGTCGCGCCGATCGCCTTCGACGGCGTCCACGACGCGCTGCTGCACGAGTTCGACGGCACCGGCGCCCGCTACATGACCTACGAGCACGACCGCGGCACCTTCCACGACCTCCCGCTCGACGACGTCGTCGCCACCTTCCGCGCCACCTACGGCGAGGGGCTCTTCGCGGCCGGGGCCACCGCCGGTGAAGATGCGTTCACTCGTTAG
- a CDS encoding MBL fold metallo-hydrolase: MASTVTDDDPDGDWTAPGVYRCATDVYRIPLPLPNDGLRAVNVYALADSTGWTLIDSGWAIDEARELLEKALAALGSGLGDVRRFLITHAHRDHYTLASVLRREYGATVLLGGGEKPNLDLIQDRDRVPYEPERTRLLRCGAIGIVEELGRGPWPRADPREWEAPDEWIADRAAFTVGDQAATRTLTAVETPGHTRGHLVFSDDRNGLMFSGDHILPRITPSIGLQPSPVASPLGQFLDSLRLVRGLPDADLLPAHGAVGGRVHARVDELLAHHDHRLAQCRDAVAAGNASADAVARVLRWTRRERRLDEMDLFNRMLAVLETGAHLDVLADRGDLTRTEHTDPETGATVATYTV, translated from the coding sequence ATGGCATCCACCGTGACCGACGACGACCCGGACGGCGACTGGACCGCCCCGGGCGTCTACCGCTGCGCCACCGACGTCTACCGCATCCCGCTGCCGCTGCCGAACGACGGCCTGCGGGCGGTCAACGTCTACGCGCTGGCGGACAGCACCGGGTGGACGCTGATCGACTCCGGCTGGGCGATCGACGAGGCCCGGGAGCTGCTGGAGAAGGCGCTCGCGGCCCTCGGCTCCGGCCTCGGCGACGTCCGCCGGTTCCTCATCACCCACGCCCACCGCGACCACTACACCCTCGCGTCGGTCCTGCGCCGGGAGTACGGCGCCACGGTCCTGCTGGGGGGAGGGGAGAAGCCGAACCTCGACCTCATCCAGGACCGGGACCGGGTGCCCTACGAACCGGAACGGACCCGGCTGCTGCGCTGCGGCGCGATCGGGATCGTCGAGGAGCTCGGCCGCGGCCCGTGGCCCCGCGCGGACCCGCGAGAGTGGGAGGCGCCCGACGAGTGGATCGCCGACCGCGCCGCGTTCACCGTCGGGGACCAGGCCGCGACCCGCACGCTCACCGCCGTCGAGACGCCCGGGCACACCCGCGGCCACCTGGTCTTCAGCGACGACCGCAACGGCCTGATGTTCTCCGGCGACCACATCCTGCCGCGGATCACGCCGTCGATCGGGCTGCAGCCGTCGCCGGTCGCGAGCCCGCTCGGCCAGTTCCTCGACTCGCTGCGGCTGGTGCGCGGGCTCCCCGACGCCGACCTCCTGCCGGCGCACGGCGCGGTGGGCGGCCGGGTGCACGCCCGGGTCGACGAGCTGCTGGCCCACCACGACCACCGGCTCGCCCAGTGCCGGGACGCGGTCGCGGCCGGGAACGCCAGCGCGGACGCCGTCGCGCGGGTGCTGCGCTGGACGCGGCGCGAGCGCCGGCTCGACGAGATGGACCTGTTCAACCGGATGCTCGCCGTGCTCGAGACCGGTGCGCACCTGGACGTCCTCGCCGACCGCGGCGACCTGACCCGCACCGAGCACACCGACCCGGAGACCGGCGCGACGGTCGCCACCTACACCGTCTGA
- a CDS encoding DUF3145 domain-containing protein, with translation MSTRGVVFVHSSPTAVCPHVEWAISGVLGTRVSLEWSAQPVASGQMRAECSWSGPAGSGGALAGALRAWSMLRFEVTEEPSPGMDGERFMHVPGLGMWHGRTSANGDVVLPEDQLRAVMAETGGTGLCRRLDQLLGTAWDDELESFRFAGDGAAVTWLTHRVG, from the coding sequence GTGAGCACACGCGGAGTGGTGTTCGTCCACTCGTCGCCGACTGCGGTCTGTCCGCACGTCGAGTGGGCGATCTCGGGCGTCCTCGGAACGCGGGTCTCCCTCGAGTGGTCCGCGCAGCCGGTGGCGTCCGGTCAGATGCGGGCCGAGTGCTCGTGGAGCGGCCCCGCCGGTAGCGGTGGTGCGCTCGCGGGCGCGCTGCGCGCCTGGTCGATGCTGCGGTTCGAGGTGACCGAGGAACCCAGCCCCGGCATGGACGGCGAGCGGTTCATGCACGTCCCCGGCCTGGGGATGTGGCACGGCCGGACCAGCGCCAACGGTGACGTCGTGCTGCCCGAGGACCAGCTGCGCGCGGTCATGGCCGAGACCGGCGGCACGGGCCTGTGCCGCCGCCTCGACCAGCTGCTCGGCACCGCGTGGGACGACGAGCTGGAGTCCTTCCGCTTCGCCGGCGACGGCGCCGCCGTCACCTGGCTGACCCACCGGGTCGGTTGA
- a CDS encoding beta-ketoacyl synthase, whose product MTDGVVVTGFGATTPLGGDAASTWEALLAGKSGVGTTQAEWTERFDLPVHISAQLAVDPTEVLPRVQARRMDRCEQVAMVTAKEAWEHASLGAVPGEEGAAVEGERLAVVVGAGIGGAPTLLAQDDLLEEHGLRKVSPLTVPMLMPNGPAAMISLEYKAKGGVHSPASACATGAEALAWAYRLLQAGEVDVVLAGGAESCIVPITVAGFVQARTLSARNDDPERASRPFDTGRDGFVLGEGAGVLVLEREEFAKARGATVHGRLAGIGLTSDAYHITGPDPEGEGQVRAMRKAVESAGLQASDVTHVNCHATSTVVGDVGESVAVQKALGDHPVLTAPKSALGHLVGGAGAVEGIIALLSVRDDVIPATLNLVDKDPKVELDVVAGEPRKTAVDAALNNSFGFGGHNASLLFTKA is encoded by the coding sequence ATGACCGACGGAGTGGTCGTCACCGGTTTCGGGGCCACCACCCCGCTCGGCGGGGACGCGGCCTCGACGTGGGAGGCGCTGCTCGCCGGCAAGTCCGGAGTCGGCACCACCCAGGCCGAGTGGACCGAGCGGTTCGACCTGCCGGTGCACATCTCGGCCCAGCTCGCGGTGGACCCCACCGAGGTCCTGCCGCGGGTGCAGGCCCGCCGGATGGACCGCTGCGAGCAGGTCGCGATGGTCACCGCCAAGGAGGCGTGGGAGCACGCCAGCCTGGGCGCCGTCCCGGGCGAGGAGGGCGCGGCCGTCGAGGGCGAGCGCCTGGCGGTCGTGGTCGGCGCCGGCATCGGCGGGGCCCCGACCCTGCTCGCGCAGGACGACCTGCTCGAGGAGCACGGCCTGCGCAAGGTCTCCCCGCTGACCGTCCCGATGCTCATGCCCAACGGGCCGGCGGCGATGATCAGCCTGGAGTACAAGGCCAAGGGCGGGGTCCACTCCCCCGCGTCGGCGTGCGCGACCGGGGCCGAGGCACTCGCCTGGGCCTATCGGCTGCTGCAGGCCGGCGAGGTGGACGTCGTCCTCGCCGGCGGGGCCGAGTCCTGCATCGTGCCCATCACCGTGGCCGGCTTCGTCCAGGCCCGGACCCTCTCGGCGCGCAACGACGACCCGGAGCGTGCCTCCCGGCCGTTCGACACCGGGCGGGACGGGTTCGTGCTCGGCGAGGGCGCGGGGGTGCTGGTGCTCGAGCGTGAGGAGTTCGCGAAGGCCCGCGGCGCGACGGTGCACGGCCGGCTCGCCGGGATCGGCCTCACCTCGGACGCGTACCACATCACCGGGCCCGACCCGGAGGGTGAGGGCCAGGTCCGCGCCATGCGCAAGGCCGTCGAGAGCGCCGGGCTGCAGGCCTCGGACGTCACCCACGTCAACTGCCACGCCACCTCCACGGTGGTCGGCGACGTCGGCGAGTCGGTGGCCGTGCAGAAGGCCCTGGGCGACCACCCGGTGCTGACCGCGCCCAAGTCGGCGCTCGGGCACCTGGTCGGCGGGGCCGGGGCGGTCGAGGGCATCATCGCGCTGCTGTCGGTGCGCGACGACGTCATCCCGGCCACCCTCAACCTGGTCGACAAGGACCCGAAGGTCGAGCTCGACGTGGTCGCCGGTGAGCCCCGGAAGACCGCGGTGGACGCCGCGCTGAACAACTCGTTCGGCTTCGGCGGGCACAACGCCTCGCTGCTGTTCACCAAGGCCTGA
- a CDS encoding acyl carrier protein codes for MADNAEILSGLAEIVEEVAGIDTAEVTPEKSFVDDLDIDSLSMVEIAVQAEDKFGAKIPDDQLAELKTVGDAVDFIAKHQ; via the coding sequence GTGGCTGACAACGCTGAGATCCTGTCCGGGCTGGCCGAGATCGTCGAGGAGGTCGCCGGCATCGACACCGCCGAGGTGACCCCGGAGAAGTCCTTCGTGGACGACCTGGACATCGACTCGCTGTCCATGGTGGAGATCGCCGTGCAGGCCGAGGACAAGTTCGGGGCCAAGATCCCGGACGACCAGCTGGCCGAGCTGAAGACCGTCGGCGACGCCGTCGACTTCATCGCCAAGCACCAGTGA
- a CDS encoding beta-ketoacyl-ACP synthase III, whose translation MRLATPVAGARILGLGSVQPEQVVTNADLEKRVETDDAWIRSRVGIAERRIADAETSLPDMAIESGKAALKDAGFDPAGLDAVIVATCTMPNPIPNAAAQVATGLGANGVAAFDVNAACAGFCYALGVASDMIRAGSAQHVLVIGAEKLSDWVDWDDRSTCIIFADAAGAALVGPADADDQVGIGPVSWGSAGDLASTIRILGESTNKLHQEGQSVFRWATTAIAPVALDAVERAGLTPADIDVLIPHQANLRIVEAIAKKLRRHGAREDMVVADDIVYSGNTSSASIPMALDHMRAAGRVRSGDVLLLVGFGAGLSYAGQVVVCP comes from the coding sequence ATGCGTCTCGCCACACCGGTCGCCGGGGCCCGGATCCTCGGGCTCGGCAGCGTCCAGCCCGAGCAGGTCGTCACCAACGCCGACCTGGAGAAGCGGGTCGAGACCGACGACGCGTGGATCCGGTCCCGGGTCGGCATCGCCGAGCGCCGGATCGCCGACGCCGAGACGTCGCTGCCGGACATGGCGATCGAGTCCGGGAAGGCCGCGCTCAAGGACGCCGGCTTCGACCCGGCCGGGCTGGACGCCGTCATCGTCGCCACCTGCACGATGCCCAACCCGATCCCGAACGCGGCCGCCCAGGTCGCCACCGGCCTCGGCGCGAACGGGGTGGCGGCGTTCGACGTCAACGCCGCCTGCGCGGGCTTCTGCTACGCGCTCGGCGTCGCCTCCGACATGATCCGCGCGGGCTCGGCCCAGCACGTGCTCGTGATCGGAGCGGAGAAGCTGTCCGACTGGGTCGACTGGGACGACCGCTCGACCTGCATCATCTTCGCCGACGCGGCGGGCGCCGCCCTGGTCGGCCCGGCGGACGCCGACGACCAGGTGGGCATCGGCCCGGTCAGCTGGGGCAGCGCAGGCGACCTCGCGTCGACGATCCGGATCCTGGGAGAGTCGACGAACAAGCTGCACCAGGAGGGCCAGTCGGTCTTCCGCTGGGCCACCACCGCGATCGCCCCGGTCGCCCTCGACGCGGTCGAGCGTGCCGGGCTGACCCCGGCCGACATCGACGTGCTGATCCCGCACCAGGCGAACCTGCGGATCGTCGAGGCGATCGCCAAGAAGCTGCGCCGGCACGGCGCGCGGGAGGACATGGTCGTCGCCGACGACATCGTGTACTCCGGCAACACCTCGTCCGCGTCGATCCCGATGGCGCTGGACCACATGCGCGCCGCCGGCCGGGTACGGTCCGGCGACGTGCTACTGCTCGTAGGCTTCGGCGCGGGACTGTCCTACGCCGGGCAGGTCGTGGTCTGCCCCTGA
- a CDS encoding ACP S-malonyltransferase, producing MIALLAPGQGAQTPGMLAPWLEDPAAEKTVAGWSEAVGLDLVRLGTTAGAEEITDTAVTQPLIVTLGLLAARRLRERVELPAGTIVAGHSIGEITASAIAGVLTDDAAVALAGVRGREMAAACAVAPTSMAAVLGGDQDTVLARLAELGLDPANRNGAGQIVAAGAQEAITELVAAPPEGARVKEIPVAGAFHTAHMEPAREALATHASSVEVSDPTLTLLSNADGEVVTSGTETLRRLVAQVTRPVRWDSCMETLAARSVGATLELPPGATLTGLVKRAVKGTPTLAVKTPEQLDAAAELIAEHGK from the coding sequence GTGATCGCCCTGCTCGCTCCCGGCCAGGGGGCCCAGACCCCCGGCATGCTCGCCCCGTGGCTGGAGGACCCGGCCGCCGAGAAGACCGTCGCCGGCTGGTCCGAGGCCGTCGGGCTCGACCTGGTCCGGCTGGGCACCACGGCCGGCGCCGAGGAGATCACCGACACCGCGGTCACCCAGCCGCTGATCGTCACGCTCGGCCTGCTGGCCGCCCGGCGGCTGCGGGAGCGGGTCGAGCTGCCGGCCGGCACGATCGTCGCGGGGCACTCGATCGGCGAGATCACCGCGTCCGCGATCGCCGGCGTCCTCACCGACGACGCCGCCGTCGCGCTCGCCGGGGTCCGTGGCCGCGAGATGGCCGCCGCCTGCGCGGTCGCGCCGACCTCGATGGCCGCCGTCCTCGGCGGCGACCAGGACACCGTGCTGGCCCGCCTGGCCGAGCTCGGCCTCGACCCGGCCAACCGCAACGGTGCCGGGCAGATCGTCGCCGCGGGCGCCCAGGAGGCGATCACCGAGCTGGTCGCCGCGCCGCCGGAGGGCGCGCGGGTCAAGGAGATCCCGGTCGCCGGGGCGTTCCACACCGCGCACATGGAGCCGGCCCGCGAGGCGCTGGCGACGCACGCGTCGTCGGTCGAGGTGTCCGACCCCACGCTGACCCTGCTGTCCAACGCGGACGGCGAGGTCGTCACCTCGGGGACCGAGACGCTGCGCAGGCTGGTCGCCCAGGTGACCCGGCCGGTCCGCTGGGACTCGTGCATGGAGACCCTCGCCGCCCGCTCGGTCGGCGCCACCCTCGAGCTGCCCCCGGGCGCCACGCTGACCGGCCTGGTCAAGCGGGCGGTCAAGGGCACGCCGACCCTCGCCGTCAAGACCCCCGAGCAGCTCGACGCGGCCGCCGAGCTCATCGCCGAACACGGGAAGTGA
- a CDS encoding CdaR family transcriptional regulator — protein sequence MLPDVHRHPVAAATLRRLELASARLAAECLAEMERRRPWFAALPADQRAGVALVTQTGVANFVEWLREPERTTPMTAEAFRIAPRDLARRISLRQTVELVRIAADVFEEYLPPLAADPDERHELTEAVLRFGREVAFAAATVYAGAAESRGAWDARLEALVVDAVLRGDVDEALVSRAAALGWDPAAPVQCLVGTVPGSGPDSPQLIVELRRLAARLGYEVLVGVQGRRLVVLLHATGRTPRRRVDRLADGAEPGGAGPPGTDRDRSGAQEAPADTAGDDGASPAVLAEVAARFGPGPVVAGPRSTDLAAAGGAVAEALAGLAAAPGHPDAPRPVDAADLLPERALCGDPAARRRLAEDVLAPLHDAGGELLRTLSAYLEGGASLEGCARTLYVHPNTVRYRLRRIGELVGRSPTDPREAFVLRAAVVADRVERARTGLPPDTPLTPLDGTGDQDHTGPQAPVAAGGTGG from the coding sequence ATGCTGCCCGACGTGCACCGCCACCCGGTCGCGGCCGCGACACTACGTCGCCTCGAGCTCGCCTCCGCGCGGCTCGCGGCGGAGTGCCTGGCGGAGATGGAACGGCGCCGGCCGTGGTTCGCGGCGCTGCCCGCCGACCAGCGGGCCGGGGTGGCGCTGGTGACCCAGACCGGGGTCGCGAACTTCGTCGAGTGGCTGCGGGAACCCGAGCGCACGACGCCGATGACGGCGGAGGCGTTCCGGATCGCGCCCCGCGACCTGGCCCGGCGGATCAGCCTGCGCCAGACCGTCGAGCTGGTGCGGATCGCGGCGGACGTCTTCGAAGAGTACCTGCCCCCGCTCGCTGCCGACCCGGACGAGCGGCACGAGCTGACCGAGGCGGTCCTGCGGTTCGGCCGGGAGGTCGCGTTCGCCGCGGCCACCGTCTACGCCGGTGCCGCCGAGTCCCGTGGGGCGTGGGACGCCCGGCTCGAAGCCCTGGTCGTCGACGCGGTGCTGCGCGGCGACGTCGACGAGGCCCTGGTCTCCCGGGCCGCGGCGCTGGGCTGGGATCCGGCGGCGCCGGTGCAGTGCCTGGTCGGCACCGTCCCGGGATCCGGCCCGGACTCGCCGCAGCTGATCGTGGAGCTGCGCCGGCTGGCCGCGCGGCTCGGGTACGAGGTGCTCGTCGGCGTCCAGGGACGGCGGCTCGTGGTGCTGCTGCACGCCACCGGTCGGACGCCGCGGCGGCGGGTCGACCGGCTCGCCGACGGCGCCGAGCCGGGCGGGGCCGGCCCGCCCGGAACCGACCGTGACCGCTCCGGTGCGCAGGAGGCCCCGGCCGACACCGCGGGGGACGACGGTGCGTCCCCGGCCGTGCTCGCCGAGGTCGCCGCCCGGTTCGGGCCGGGCCCGGTCGTCGCGGGGCCGCGGAGCACCGACCTCGCCGCCGCGGGCGGCGCCGTCGCCGAGGCCCTCGCCGGGCTCGCCGCCGCCCCCGGCCACCCGGACGCCCCGCGCCCGGTCGACGCGGCCGACCTTCTCCCCGAGCGCGCCCTGTGCGGGGACCCGGCCGCCCGGCGGCGCCTCGCCGAGGACGTCCTCGCTCCCCTGCACGACGCCGGCGGCGAGCTCCTCCGCACCCTGTCCGCGTACCTGGAGGGCGGGGCCAGCCTGGAGGGCTGCGCCCGCACGCTGTACGTACACCCCAACACGGTCCGGTACCGGCTGCGGCGCATCGGCGAGCTGGTCGGCCGCTCGCCCACCGACCCGCGCGAGGCGTTCGTGCTGCGCGCGGCGGTCGTCGCGGACCGGGTCGAGCGGGCCCGCACCGGGCTGCCGCCGGACACCCCGCTCACCCCGCTGGACGGCACCGGGGACCAGGATCACACCGGCCCGCAGGCCCCCGTCGCCGCCGGCGGGACCGGCGGGTGA
- a CDS encoding pirin family protein, with protein sequence MSTTGIDQDPRVTLHRAGDRFRTETGWLDSRHSFSAGAHYDPANTHFGLLLLHNEDRVVPGRGYDEHPHRDTEILTWVLDGELEHRDTGSGRIERVAPGAVQRLGAGSGVRHSEHATPEQGVRFVQMWVVPDTPGGDPEYAVRDAPVDVGGPVVLASGLARHRSVRMLPLRQERAALAVVRLRPGGVTELPAAPYVHAFVARGTAGLEAVPAELGAGDAARIVDDGGRRVTAGADGAEILVWEMHGALGQ encoded by the coding sequence ATGAGCACCACCGGAATCGACCAGGACCCCCGCGTCACCCTGCACCGGGCGGGGGACCGCTTCCGCACGGAGACCGGCTGGCTGGACTCGCGGCACAGCTTCTCGGCCGGGGCGCACTACGACCCGGCGAACACCCACTTCGGGCTCCTGCTGCTGCACAACGAGGACCGGGTCGTCCCCGGCCGGGGCTACGACGAGCACCCGCACCGGGACACCGAGATCCTCACCTGGGTGCTCGACGGCGAGCTCGAGCACCGCGACACCGGCAGCGGGCGGATCGAACGGGTGGCTCCCGGCGCGGTCCAGCGGCTGGGCGCGGGCTCGGGCGTGCGGCACTCCGAGCACGCGACACCCGAGCAGGGCGTCCGGTTCGTGCAGATGTGGGTGGTGCCCGACACCCCCGGCGGGGATCCCGAGTACGCCGTCCGCGACGCACCGGTGGACGTGGGCGGGCCGGTCGTGCTGGCGTCCGGGCTCGCCCGGCACCGGAGCGTGCGGATGCTGCCGCTGCGTCAGGAACGCGCGGCGCTCGCCGTCGTGCGGCTGCGGCCGGGTGGGGTCACGGAGCTGCCCGCGGCGCCGTACGTGCACGCGTTCGTGGCCCGGGGAACGGCCGGGCTGGAGGCGGTCCCGGCCGAGCTGGGCGCAGGTGACGCCGCCAGGATCGTCGACGACGGCGGCCGCCGCGTCACCGCGGGCGCGGACGGAGCCGAGATCCTGGTCTGGGAGATGCACGGCGCGCTGGGGCAGTAG
- a CDS encoding cold-shock protein has protein sequence MAEGTVKWFNSEKGYGFLAPDGGGADVFVHYSAIQTQGYKTLDEGQRVSFDIEQGQKGPQASKVTPLG, from the coding sequence ATGGCAGAAGGCACCGTCAAGTGGTTCAACAGCGAGAAGGGCTACGGCTTCCTCGCTCCCGACGGTGGTGGTGCGGACGTGTTCGTGCACTACTCGGCGATCCAGACCCAGGGGTACAAGACCCTCGACGAGGGCCAGCGCGTGTCGTTCGACATCGAGCAGGGCCAGAAGGGGCCGCAGGCCAGCAAGGTCACCCCACTGGGCTGA